Within Kiloniellales bacterium, the genomic segment GCCGGCGCCCAGCCCTACTACGTCGAGGCCTACCCGATGATCGAGTACTCGATGTACGGCGGCGTGCCGCTCAAGACGCTCAAGAAGGCCCTGCTCGACCTGAAAGCCGAGGGCAAGCTCGATAAGGCCAAGATGGTCCTCCTGACCAACTGCACCTTCGACGGCCACATCTACAACGTGAAGCGGGTCATGGAGGAGTGCCTGGCGATCAAGCCGGATCTGGTCTTCCTTTGGGACGAGGCCTGGTACGCCTTCGCCCGCTTCTCGCCACTCTATCGCAGACGGACGGCGATGGGGGCGGCGCCCGCGCTGCACGCGCGCTACCAGAGCCCCGAGTATCGGGAGGAGTACGAAGCCTTCAAGAAGAAGGCCGGAAAGATGGACCCGAAGGATCCCAAGCTGCTCGACATGCATCTGCTGCCCGATCCGGACAAGGTGCGCATCCGGGCCTACGCGACTCATTCCACCCACAAGTCGCTGTCGGCCCTGCGGCAGGGCTCGATGATCCACGTGCACGACGAGGACTACGAGGCATTGGTCCACGAGCCCTTCGAAGAGGCCTTCATGACCCATACCTCGACGTCGCCCAACGCCCAGATCATCGCCTCCCTCGACTTGGCGCGGCGCCAGGTCGAGCTCGAGGGCTACGAGCTCGTGCGTGAGCAGATCGCGCTGGCGCTCACGCTTCGTCACGAGGTCAACACCAACCCGCTCATCTCCAAGTACTTCCGGATCCTGACGCCGGCGGAGATGGTGCCCGAGCAGTTCCGCACGAGACCGATCAACGAGTACACCGATCTGGACGTCACCTGGACCGACGTGGTCAACGCCTGGGATAACGACGAGTTCGTCCTCGATCCGACGCGCCTCACGCTCGTCTGCGGGACGGCGGGCTTCGACGGCACGTCGTTCAAGTTGGAGCTGATGGACAAGCACGACATCCAGCTCAACAAGACGTCGCGCAACTCCGTGCTGTTCCAGTCCAACATCAATAACACGCGGAGCGCCACCTCCTACGTCATTTCGACCCTGGCAAAGATCGCGGCCGATCTCGACAAGCAGCTCGAGGGCGGCGACACCGGCGCCGTGAAGGCATTCAGGAGGCGGGTCAAGTCGCTCATGGAGGATGTGCCGGACCTGCCGAACTTCAGCCGCTTCCACGACGCCTTCCGCGACAACCCGAAAGGCAAGACCCTCGAAGGGCACATGCGGCTCGGATACTTCGAGGCCTATCTCCCGGAGGACTGCGACCACATTCCGATCAACAGCAAGGAGATGGACGACCGCCTGAAGAATGGGCCCGAGGTCGTCTCGGCGAACTTCGTGATCCCCTATCCTCCGGGCTTCCCGATCATGGTGCCGGGCCAGGTGGTCACGCGGGAGATCATCGATTTCATGCTGGCCTTGGATGTGAAGGAGATCCATGGCTACAACCGGGATGCCGGTCTCAAGACGATCAGGCCGGAAGTTCTGAAGAACCTGAAGAAGGGCCGGGCGGCATAATTGGGCGGTCTGCCGTCCGTTCCGGCGGCCTCTGCACGACGGATCTCGACCGGGGGTTGGTCGGCAGGACGTAGGTGTACGCCGCCGGAAGAATGTCTCGGGTGTCGGCGAGGCTAGGGGCCCAAGCCGGCACCCGAGACCCATTCCGGCCCTATGCGCCGGCGCCGCTGGCGGATAAGATCACCCCGCCGAGACGGGCATGGTGAAGGAAAGCGGACCGGAAGCGATGAGCCCTGCACGAAGCTTGACCCGAAGGTCGTTCCTGAGGGCCGCCGGCGCCGCAGGCCTCGCCGCCGGCACCGGCGGGCTCGGCAGCCGCGGTCTGGCCGAAGAGCCCGCCAAGCCGCGCAACATCCTGCTGATCGTCACCGACCAGGAACGCTACTTCCGCCAGGGCGAGCTGCCGCCCGGCTACCGGCTGCCGGGCCACGAACGCCTGATGCGCGCGGGGGTGACCTTCACGAACCACCAGGTCGCGTCCTGCGTCTGCACCCCGTCGCGTTCGGTCCTCTACACCGGCCAGCACATCCAGCACACCGGGATGTTCGACAACACCAACTTCCCCTGGGCCGGCAGCATGAGCACCGAGATCAACACGCTGGGCGACCTGCTGCGCGCGCGTGGCTATTTCACGGCCTACAAGGGCAAGTGGCATCTCACCCGGGAGTTCGAGACCGAGAACGACCTGCACGCGCCCAGGAAGATCTTCAGCGCCGAGATGGAGGCCTACGGCTTTGCCGACTACACCGGCATCGGCGACATCATCGCCCACACCCAAGGCGGTTTTCTGCACGACGGCGTGATCGCCGCCTATTCGCGCAGCTGGCTGCGCGGCCGCGGCCGCGAACTCCAGCGCGAGGGCAAGCCCTGGCTCCTGGCCGTGAACCTGGTGAACCCGCACGACGTCATGTACTACAACACCGATGCGCCCGGGGAGCGGATCCAGAACGACCCCAGCCTCCTGATGCGGCTCAGCCAAACTCCGCGGGCACCGCTCTATCAGCGGCGCTGGGACAACCCTCTGCCGGCGTCGCGGAAGGAAGCCCTGGACGCGCCGGGACGGCCGCCCGCGCACGCCGAGTTCCGCAAGTCGCGGGCGGCGCTGGTGGGCGCGGTTCCCAACGAAGACGAGCGTTGGCGGCGCCTGAACGACTACTATCTCAACTGCATCGCCGATGCCGACCGGCACATGGTCTCGCTGCTCGACGAGCTCGAGGCCCTCGGGCTCGCGGACGAGACCGTGGTCGTCTACACCTCCGATCACGGCGAACTGGCCGGCGCCCACGGCCTGAGCGGCAAGGGCGCGACCGGCTACCGCGAGCAGATCCACGTTCCCCTGATCATCGCGCATCCGGACCATCCCGGCGGCAGGCAGTGCGCAGCCGTCACCTCGCACGTCGACATCGCCGCGACCCTGGTCGGTCTTGCCGCCGGCGGCGCCGGTCCCGGTCTCGAGGGTTCGCCGGGAAAGGACCTGACCCCCCTTCTTGCCGATCCCGAGACGGCGGCCCTGGACGCCCTGCGGCCGGGCGCACTGTACAGCTTCAACATGCTCAGCTACCTCGATCAGAATCTGCTGGGCAGCGTCGCCAGGTTCCTGGCGGACGGCGGGCGCGCCGAGGACATCCCGGCGCAGGGCTTCCGCCCCGATTTGCGCAAGCGCGGGGCGATCCGCACGATCTACGACGGGCGCTTCAAGCTC encodes:
- a CDS encoding sulfatase-like hydrolase/transferase gives rise to the protein MSPARSLTRRSFLRAAGAAGLAAGTGGLGSRGLAEEPAKPRNILLIVTDQERYFRQGELPPGYRLPGHERLMRAGVTFTNHQVASCVCTPSRSVLYTGQHIQHTGMFDNTNFPWAGSMSTEINTLGDLLRARGYFTAYKGKWHLTREFETENDLHAPRKIFSAEMEAYGFADYTGIGDIIAHTQGGFLHDGVIAAYSRSWLRGRGRELQREGKPWLLAVNLVNPHDVMYYNTDAPGERIQNDPSLLMRLSQTPRAPLYQRRWDNPLPASRKEALDAPGRPPAHAEFRKSRAALVGAVPNEDERWRRLNDYYLNCIADADRHMVSLLDELEALGLADETVVVYTSDHGELAGAHGLSGKGATGYREQIHVPLIIAHPDHPGGRQCAAVTSHVDIAATLVGLAAGGAGPGLEGSPGKDLTPLLADPETAALDALRPGALYSFNMLSYLDQNLLGSVARFLADGGRAEDIPAQGFRPDLRKRGAIRTIYDGRFKLSRYFSPEQHHKPRNLEELIALNDLELFDLETDPLELTNLALERRANGELLLAMNEKLNSLIADEVGEDAGQMLPGDDPSRWRLDPDIRQLRM
- a CDS encoding ornithine decarboxylase produces the protein AGAQPYYVEAYPMIEYSMYGGVPLKTLKKALLDLKAEGKLDKAKMVLLTNCTFDGHIYNVKRVMEECLAIKPDLVFLWDEAWYAFARFSPLYRRRTAMGAAPALHARYQSPEYREEYEAFKKKAGKMDPKDPKLLDMHLLPDPDKVRIRAYATHSTHKSLSALRQGSMIHVHDEDYEALVHEPFEEAFMTHTSTSPNAQIIASLDLARRQVELEGYELVREQIALALTLRHEVNTNPLISKYFRILTPAEMVPEQFRTRPINEYTDLDVTWTDVVNAWDNDEFVLDPTRLTLVCGTAGFDGTSFKLELMDKHDIQLNKTSRNSVLFQSNINNTRSATSYVISTLAKIAADLDKQLEGGDTGAVKAFRRRVKSLMEDVPDLPNFSRFHDAFRDNPKGKTLEGHMRLGYFEAYLPEDCDHIPINSKEMDDRLKNGPEVVSANFVIPYPPGFPIMVPGQVVTREIIDFMLALDVKEIHGYNRDAGLKTIRPEVLKNLKKGRAA